A genomic window from Bradyrhizobium lupini includes:
- a CDS encoding adenylate/guanylate cyclase domain-containing protein has translation MSDIQAQFSVLKQTADAKVVDAIARLIEDGEDHELNRVNVLDFAKQHGLDEEHAISAFLHSARLGLFDLGWNVLCPGCGGVLGAHSTLKALKPDDYHCALCACGYKASVDDQVEVSFTVNSRVRRIAAHDPDTLPVWEYFKQVFWSSGVDFNKESFATLANEVTLDTMELPAGEKATMSLQLPDDFIIIFEPVTHAAHFIDVQGEPTKDRQQLAIMYNRVQAPTGTTTMRPGPLRLSLENQAGVRVLPSVFIAAEALHHLIGKRKPFLTAKRMLSNQTFRDVFKADNLSLDQRLQITSLTFLFTDLKGSTALYERVGDLAAFDLVRAHFHALLEIISSEKGAVVKTIGDAVMATFVRPEHAIAAGLRMRAAMDELNKKRGTADLIVKIGIHEGPCLAVMLNERQDYFGQTVNIAARVQSLSTAQEIHITGPVLDAPAVAEVLKQREIRPIQKQAALRGIADKMVVYEIP, from the coding sequence ATGAGCGATATCCAGGCCCAGTTTTCCGTTCTGAAGCAGACCGCCGATGCGAAAGTGGTCGACGCGATCGCGCGCCTCATCGAGGACGGCGAAGATCACGAGCTCAACCGCGTCAATGTACTCGATTTCGCGAAGCAGCACGGTCTCGATGAAGAGCACGCGATCTCGGCATTCCTGCATTCGGCGCGGCTCGGCCTGTTCGATCTGGGCTGGAATGTGCTGTGCCCGGGCTGCGGCGGCGTGTTGGGTGCGCACTCGACCCTGAAGGCGCTCAAGCCAGACGATTATCATTGTGCGCTGTGCGCCTGCGGCTACAAGGCCTCCGTCGATGATCAGGTCGAAGTCTCCTTCACCGTCAATTCACGTGTCCGGCGCATTGCGGCGCATGATCCCGATACGCTTCCGGTGTGGGAGTACTTCAAGCAGGTGTTCTGGAGTTCCGGCGTCGACTTCAACAAGGAATCGTTTGCGACGCTCGCCAACGAGGTGACGCTGGACACGATGGAGCTCCCGGCCGGCGAGAAGGCGACCATGTCGCTGCAACTGCCGGACGATTTCATCATCATCTTCGAACCGGTGACGCACGCGGCGCATTTCATCGACGTGCAGGGCGAGCCCACCAAGGACCGTCAGCAGCTCGCCATCATGTACAACAGGGTGCAGGCGCCGACGGGAACCACGACCATGCGGCCGGGCCCGCTGCGGCTGTCGCTGGAGAACCAGGCCGGCGTACGCGTGCTGCCGTCGGTGTTCATCGCGGCCGAGGCGCTCCATCACCTCATCGGCAAGCGCAAGCCGTTCCTGACCGCCAAGCGGATGCTGTCGAACCAGACGTTTCGTGATGTGTTCAAGGCGGACAATCTCAGTCTCGACCAGCGGCTCCAGATCACCTCGCTGACCTTCCTGTTCACCGATCTGAAGGGATCGACCGCGCTCTATGAGCGCGTCGGCGATCTTGCCGCCTTCGACCTCGTGCGCGCGCATTTCCATGCGCTGCTCGAGATCATCTCCTCCGAGAAAGGCGCGGTGGTGAAGACCATCGGCGACGCCGTGATGGCGACCTTCGTCCGTCCCGAGCATGCGATCGCAGCGGGTTTGCGGATGCGCGCGGCGATGGACGAGCTCAACAAAAAGCGCGGTACTGCCGATCTCATCGTCAAGATCGGCATCCACGAAGGTCCGTGCCTCGCGGTGATGCTGAACGAGCGGCAGGATTATTTCGGCCAGACCGTCAACATCGCCGCCCGCGTGCAGAGCCTCTCGACCGCGCAGGAGATTCACATCACCGGCCCGGTGCTGGATGCGCCGGCGGTTGCCGAAGTCCTCAAGCAGCGCGAAATCAGGCCGATCCAGAAGCAGGCCGCACTGCGCGGCATCGCCGACAAGATGGTGGTGTACGAGATACCGTGA
- a CDS encoding hydrolase has product MKLSRRMILQGAGSVPFAIASLRTGALAQSAPTAPSEVPPILFVHGNGDYDALWMTTLWRMESNGIARDRMHAINFNDPNARSDDKVEQAGRSSTEDQRRELAAAIAELKRSTGAARVALVGSSRGGYAIRNVIKNGGAGDVSHAVLCGTPNHGVFATDDQPNSEFNGRGAFLLGLNEGESEVTPGVAFLTLRSDGMDKYAQADGRFIGKPGTPTGVSVEGPELKGATNLVLGALDHREVAFHPRAFREIYKFIAGREPARISIVPEQSVRLSGLVTGTPGGAPTNRPVAGATVDIFRVDPETGERKGSAVHSAKTGADGRWGPAQVEPSWSLEFALAAPDAPTTHIYRSPFPRSSDVVHLRAARPLGPADKDAGAVVIMSRPRGYFGLPRDVVLLDGKEPADVKSGVPTDSTATLRLPAGEVGRNIVAEFNEERIVARAWPASENRIAIAELTY; this is encoded by the coding sequence ATGAAGCTGTCACGACGGATGATCTTGCAAGGTGCCGGCAGCGTGCCCTTCGCAATTGCGAGCTTGCGCACGGGCGCATTGGCTCAATCCGCACCCACTGCGCCGAGCGAGGTGCCGCCAATCCTGTTCGTCCACGGCAATGGCGACTACGACGCGCTCTGGATGACGACCTTGTGGCGGATGGAATCCAACGGCATTGCGCGCGATCGCATGCATGCGATCAATTTCAACGATCCCAATGCGCGAAGTGACGACAAGGTCGAGCAGGCGGGCCGCTCCTCGACCGAGGACCAGCGCCGCGAGCTCGCCGCCGCCATAGCCGAATTGAAGCGCAGCACCGGCGCCGCCCGCGTGGCGCTGGTCGGCAGCTCGCGCGGCGGCTATGCCATCCGCAACGTCATCAAGAACGGCGGCGCCGGCGATGTCAGCCACGCCGTGCTGTGCGGCACGCCCAATCACGGCGTGTTCGCGACTGACGACCAGCCCAACAGCGAGTTCAACGGCCGCGGCGCGTTCCTGCTCGGCCTGAACGAGGGCGAGAGTGAGGTGACGCCGGGTGTTGCCTTCCTGACCTTGCGCAGCGACGGCATGGACAAATACGCGCAGGCCGATGGCCGCTTCATCGGCAAGCCCGGCACGCCGACCGGCGTCAGCGTCGAAGGTCCGGAGTTGAAGGGGGCCACCAACCTCGTGCTGGGCGCACTCGATCATCGCGAGGTGGCGTTTCACCCCCGAGCCTTCCGCGAGATCTATAAGTTCATTGCCGGCCGCGAGCCCGCGCGAATCTCGATTGTGCCGGAGCAGAGCGTCAGGCTGAGCGGCCTCGTGACGGGCACACCGGGCGGTGCGCCGACCAATCGGCCGGTGGCCGGTGCAACCGTCGATATCTTTCGGGTTGATCCTGAAACCGGTGAGCGCAAGGGCAGCGCCGTGCACAGCGCGAAGACCGGTGCCGACGGCCGCTGGGGACCGGCGCAGGTCGAACCTTCCTGGTCGCTCGAATTCGCCCTCGCAGCGCCGGATGCGCCGACGACGCACATCTACCGCTCGCCCTTCCCGCGCTCGTCCGACGTCGTTCACCTGCGCGCCGCGCGCCCGCTCGGTCCCGCGGACAAGGACGCCGGGGCCGTCGTGATCATGTCGCGTCCGCGCGGCTATTTCGGCCTGCCGCGGGACGTGGTGCTGCTCGACGGCAAGGAGCCGGCGGACGTCAAATCGGGTGTGCCCACGGATTCGACAGCAACACTGCGCCTTCCGGCCGGCGAGGTCGGGCGTAACATCGTGGCCGAATTCAACGAAGAACGAATTGTGGCACGCGCCTGGCCTGCCTCCGAGAACAGGATTGCGATTGCCGAGCTGACTTACTAG
- a CDS encoding cytochrome P450, producing the protein MNIASVRRPIVPPTPPRAPDDMSFLGRLAVIKRNMIATWGQRAYEEDVIEGRFFFRNSFILNRPDAIRHVLLSNYENYSRTPAGIRMLRPVLGDGLLIAEGHSWTFQRRTLAPAFTPRATANLVPHMTAVLDETIAKLDGRTSEPVDLREIMQRMTLEIAGRTMFSFGMDRHGLTLRNFVMEYGARLGRPYLLDMVLPLSWPSPMDFARARFRKRWTEFVAMLIAERREMGKKDGAPPRDLFDLMDEARDPETGKGFSDEQLVDEVATMILAGHETTATALFWALYLLALDPDTQEEIASETRGEHLDSMADIDRQKFTRAVIEETMRLYPPAFLIARAAREKDNAAGVAIGKGDIIMIAPWLLHRHEKLWDQPNAFIPKRFMSTEAPDRFAYLPFGAGPRVCVGAPFAQAESVLALARLIGAFRVELADTSPVIPLGVVTTQPDRSPLFRITRR; encoded by the coding sequence ATGAACATCGCCAGCGTGCGTCGGCCCATCGTCCCTCCGACGCCGCCGCGAGCGCCCGACGACATGTCGTTCCTCGGCCGGCTTGCCGTGATCAAGCGGAATATGATCGCGACCTGGGGGCAGCGCGCCTATGAGGAAGACGTCATTGAAGGCCGCTTCTTCTTCCGCAACAGCTTCATCCTGAACCGGCCGGATGCGATCCGGCATGTCCTGCTCAGCAATTACGAGAATTATTCGCGTACTCCGGCGGGCATCCGCATGCTTCGTCCCGTGCTCGGCGACGGTCTTCTGATTGCGGAGGGCCATTCGTGGACGTTTCAGCGCCGCACCCTCGCGCCGGCGTTCACGCCGCGTGCGACAGCAAATCTCGTTCCGCACATGACGGCGGTGCTCGACGAGACCATCGCAAAGCTCGACGGGCGAACGAGCGAGCCGGTCGATCTGCGCGAGATCATGCAGCGCATGACGCTGGAGATCGCCGGCCGCACCATGTTCTCGTTCGGCATGGACCGGCATGGTCTGACCTTGCGCAACTTCGTCATGGAGTATGGAGCCCGACTCGGACGGCCGTACTTGCTCGACATGGTGCTGCCGCTGTCCTGGCCGAGTCCGATGGATTTTGCCCGCGCCCGTTTCCGCAAGCGCTGGACCGAATTCGTCGCGATGCTGATCGCCGAGCGGCGTGAGATGGGCAAGAAAGACGGCGCGCCGCCGCGCGATCTTTTCGATCTCATGGACGAGGCGCGTGACCCTGAAACCGGCAAGGGCTTTTCGGACGAACAACTGGTCGACGAAGTCGCGACTATGATCCTCGCGGGTCACGAGACCACGGCGACCGCGCTGTTCTGGGCGCTCTATCTGCTCGCGCTCGATCCCGATACGCAGGAGGAGATCGCCTCCGAGACCCGCGGCGAGCACCTCGACAGCATGGCCGACATCGATCGGCAGAAGTTCACCCGCGCCGTGATCGAGGAGACCATGCGGCTTTATCCGCCGGCCTTCCTGATCGCCCGGGCCGCGCGCGAGAAGGACAACGCGGCCGGCGTCGCCATCGGCAAGGGCGACATCATCATGATCGCACCGTGGCTGCTGCACCGGCACGAGAAGCTGTGGGATCAGCCGAACGCGTTCATTCCAAAACGCTTCATGTCCACGGAAGCGCCCGATCGATTTGCGTATCTGCCCTTTGGCGCGGGTCCGCGCGTCTGCGTCGGCGCCCCCTTCGCGCAAGCCGAATCCGTGCTGGCGCTGGCCCGGCTGATCGGTGCGTTCCGTGTCGAGCTTGCCGATACCAGCCCTGTCATTCCGCTCGGCGTCGTCACGACCCAGCCGGACCGGTCGCCGCTGTTCCGCATCACGCGTCGGTGA
- a CDS encoding polysaccharide deacetylase family protein has translation MRNALGLMLASVVAAVVIAAGGWFYYSSRADQAAPKTIAARAADPLPAQAKLAAKDDVAITAAIAAKPAAAAPAPAPAPMPVQQKSTCANPNALGVSRVVEIDTTGGPGFGFDHFKQFDFLTDKEVVLTFDDGPWPVNTPAVLKALADECAKGLFFSVGKHATYHPEILRQVLAQGHTVGTHTWSHVNLNGKKMTEQMAKDEVEKGISAVKYALGTNPAPFFRFPQLQHNPAIVSYFGTRNVAMFSTDIDSFDFRKGATPEKIIETVMTRLDKLGKGIILMHDFQKHTGEAMPALLARLKAGGYKIVQMKAKTTLQSLPEYDEALLKDLKVPTSSARPIGSVVQTVSQ, from the coding sequence ATGCGTAATGCGTTGGGCCTGATGCTGGCCAGTGTAGTTGCGGCGGTCGTGATTGCCGCCGGCGGTTGGTTTTATTATTCCTCGCGCGCCGACCAGGCCGCTCCCAAGACGATTGCCGCCCGTGCCGCCGATCCATTGCCGGCACAGGCGAAGCTCGCCGCCAAGGACGACGTCGCGATCACGGCCGCGATTGCGGCCAAGCCGGCGGCAGCCGCCCCGGCGCCCGCACCCGCGCCGATGCCGGTTCAGCAGAAATCGACCTGCGCCAATCCCAACGCGCTCGGCGTCTCCCGCGTGGTCGAGATCGACACCACCGGCGGTCCGGGCTTCGGTTTCGATCATTTCAAGCAGTTCGACTTCCTCACCGACAAGGAGGTCGTGCTGACGTTCGACGACGGCCCCTGGCCGGTCAACACGCCCGCCGTACTGAAGGCGCTCGCGGACGAATGCGCCAAGGGCCTGTTCTTCTCGGTCGGCAAGCATGCGACCTACCACCCGGAGATCCTGCGCCAGGTGCTGGCCCAGGGCCATACGGTCGGCACGCACACCTGGTCGCACGTCAATCTGAACGGCAAGAAGATGACCGAGCAGATGGCCAAGGACGAGGTCGAAAAGGGCATTAGCGCGGTGAAATACGCGCTCGGCACCAACCCGGCGCCGTTCTTCCGCTTCCCGCAGCTCCAGCACAATCCGGCGATCGTGAGCTATTTCGGCACCCGAAACGTCGCGATGTTCTCGACCGATATCGACTCCTTCGATTTCAGGAAGGGCGCCACGCCGGAGAAGATCATCGAGACCGTGATGACCAGGCTCGACAAGCTCGGCAAGGGCATCATCCTGATGCACGACTTCCAGAAGCACACCGGCGAAGCCATGCCCGCGCTGCTCGCGCGGCTGAAGGCCGGCGGCTACAAGATCGTGCAGATGAAGGCCAAGACGACCCTCCAGTCGCTGCCGGAATATGACGAGGCGCTGCTGAAGGACCTAAAGGTGCCGACCTCGAGCGCGCGTCCGATCGGGAGCGTGGTGCAGACGGTTTCGCAGTAA
- a CDS encoding MFS transporter, producing the protein MTEQTNRQKIDADGIMAPLRYTVFRRIWLASLLSNLGLLIQGVGAAWAMTQMAASADKVALVQTALMLPIMLISMPAGAIADMYDRRIVTLIALMIALTGATALTVLAWLNFISPETLLAFCFVVGSGNALFGPAWQSSVSEQVPPDALPSAVALNGISYNIARSFGPAVGGVIVAALGAVAAFACNAILYLPLLVVLLLWRRNTEPSRLPREKLNRAMVSGFRYITNSPPIKIVLLRTLVMGLIGGAIMALMPLVARDLLHGGAQTYGIMLGAFGMGAVIGALNIHELRKRMSGEAAIRACTISMAFAMAALAVSTEPVLTAAALVLAGAVWMAAIALFNIGVQLSAPRWVAGRSLAAFQASISGGIAIGAWGWGHLTDYAGVEVALLTAAGLMLISPVLGIWLTMPRVGARNEDADLLADPEVKLSLTARSGPLVVEIEYRVAQENARAFHNVMQDVQLSRQRNGAYGWSIARDIADPELWTERYHCPTWLDYLRQRNRSTQSERALHQEAIDFHIGPDPVRIRRMLERPFGSVRWKEETPDQAASEVLPVVATAAGSST; encoded by the coding sequence ATGACCGAGCAGACGAACCGTCAGAAAATTGACGCCGACGGCATCATGGCGCCGCTACGGTACACCGTGTTCCGGCGCATCTGGCTCGCCAGCCTGCTCTCCAATCTCGGCCTGCTGATCCAGGGCGTGGGCGCCGCCTGGGCGATGACGCAGATGGCGGCCTCGGCGGACAAGGTGGCGCTGGTACAGACCGCCCTGATGCTGCCGATCATGCTGATCTCGATGCCGGCGGGCGCCATCGCCGACATGTATGACCGCCGTATCGTCACCCTGATCGCGCTCATGATCGCGCTGACTGGCGCGACCGCACTCACGGTCCTGGCCTGGCTCAACTTCATTTCCCCGGAAACGCTGCTCGCCTTCTGCTTCGTGGTCGGCAGCGGCAACGCACTGTTCGGTCCGGCCTGGCAGTCCTCGGTCAGCGAGCAGGTGCCGCCCGATGCACTGCCGTCAGCCGTCGCGCTGAACGGCATCAGCTACAACATCGCCCGCAGCTTCGGCCCTGCGGTCGGCGGTGTCATCGTCGCCGCACTCGGTGCTGTCGCGGCGTTCGCGTGTAACGCGATCCTCTATTTGCCGCTGTTGGTGGTGCTGCTGCTCTGGCGGCGCAACACCGAACCCTCGCGCCTGCCGCGGGAGAAGCTCAACCGCGCCATGGTATCGGGCTTCCGCTACATCACCAATTCGCCGCCGATCAAGATCGTGCTGTTGCGCACGCTGGTGATGGGCCTGATTGGCGGTGCCATCATGGCGTTGATGCCGCTGGTCGCACGTGATCTGCTGCATGGCGGCGCGCAAACCTACGGCATCATGCTCGGCGCCTTCGGAATGGGCGCTGTGATCGGCGCGCTCAACATCCACGAATTGCGCAAGCGCATGAGCGGCGAAGCCGCGATCCGCGCCTGCACCATCTCGATGGCGTTTGCGATGGCCGCTCTCGCCGTGAGCACCGAGCCGGTGCTGACCGCGGCTGCGCTGGTGCTCGCCGGCGCGGTCTGGATGGCCGCCATCGCGCTGTTCAATATCGGCGTGCAGCTCTCGGCGCCGCGCTGGGTCGCCGGCCGCTCGCTCGCGGCGTTTCAGGCTTCGATTTCCGGCGGCATCGCGATCGGCGCCTGGGGTTGGGGCCATCTCACCGACTATGCCGGCGTCGAGGTAGCGCTGCTGACGGCCGCCGGCCTGATGCTGATCTCGCCGGTGCTCGGGATCTGGCTCACGATGCCGCGCGTCGGCGCCCGCAACGAAGACGCCGATCTGCTGGCCGATCCGGAAGTCAAACTGTCGCTCACGGCGCGCAGCGGGCCGCTGGTGGTCGAGATCGAATACCGCGTCGCCCAAGAGAACGCCCGCGCCTTTCACAACGTGATGCAGGACGTGCAGCTCTCTCGCCAGCGCAACGGCGCCTATGGCTGGTCGATCGCGCGCGACATCGCCGATCCCGAATTGTGGACCGAGCGCTATCATTGCCCGACCTGGCTCGACTATCTGCGCCAGCGCAACCGCTCGACCCAGTCCGAACGCGCGCTGCATCAGGAGGCGATCGATTTCCACATCGGCCCGGATCCGGTGCGGATCCGCCGCATGCTCGAGCGTCCGTTCGGCTCAGTGCGCTGGAAAGAGGAGACGCCGGACCAGGCAGCAAGTGAGGTGCTGCCCGTGGTCGCCACTGCGGCGGGAAGCAGCACTTAG
- a CDS encoding TerB family tellurite resistance protein yields MLDGLRQFIADIVAPHAQDRAFGDSDYRLAATALLVHVISLDGQPTAAEQRKLHSLIESHFGLDRGTADRLIADATEVEGEAVDLYHFTSIMMRSLDEEGRKRVVQMMWELVYADGQVTEFEDNVVWRASDLLGISQRDRIDLKHAVADRAGGQVKNSAVGG; encoded by the coding sequence ATGCTCGACGGCCTGCGCCAATTCATCGCCGACATTGTTGCTCCCCATGCCCAGGACCGTGCTTTCGGTGACAGTGATTACCGGCTGGCGGCGACCGCGCTGCTGGTTCACGTGATCTCGCTGGACGGCCAGCCGACGGCTGCCGAGCAGCGCAAATTGCACAGCCTGATCGAAAGCCACTTTGGGCTCGATCGCGGCACCGCGGATCGTCTGATCGCGGATGCGACGGAGGTCGAGGGCGAGGCGGTCGACCTCTATCACTTCACCAGCATCATGATGCGCTCGCTCGACGAAGAGGGCCGCAAGCGGGTCGTCCAGATGATGTGGGAGCTGGTCTATGCCGATGGCCAGGTTACCGAGTTCGAGGATAATGTGGTCTGGCGTGCCTCCGACCTGCTCGGGATTTCGCAACGCGACCGGATCGACCTGAAGCACGCGGTCGCAGATCGTGCCGGTGGTCAGGTCAAGAACAGCGCGGTCGGTGGGTGA